A section of the Melopsittacus undulatus isolate bMelUnd1 chromosome 3, bMelUnd1.mat.Z, whole genome shotgun sequence genome encodes:
- the TRIM35 gene encoding E3 ubiquitin-protein ligase TRIM35 isoform X1 gives MLQMSASSSRRLSRCRGRCRRCHSPLASAMEKGASDGASSSEVLPSSSTATFKEELLCPICYDPFREAVTLCCGHNFCKGCVSRSWEHQRHVCPVCKEPSSFDDLRINHTLNNLVEMILKDEGQRQGRAATLCPLHHEEAKLFCLEDKELACFVCQSSKQHEGHKLRPVQEVATDFRAKLKNMETSLRDKAKDFGAVHRSYESISKHNQVEVVRLEEQIRKEFEKLHEFLRREEQALLAQLQEEAQRKRSTLEGKMKQLWDESRALLNEARQLQVDLKKDDYTFLMTHKNRKRRIACTAEEPEPVQTGMLLDVPKYLGSLQYNVWKKMLDIITVVPFSFNPNSAAGWLSVSEDLTSVTNGGYKLLVENPERFTSAPCILGSCGFSTGFHTWEVDLGTTKNWRVGVARLRSNSLWTFHHDARSGFWYIYRLSGKDSELCRASNMARSETAMGNVGRIRVELDCDEGELSFYDADHKTHIYTFHEKFGGTVFPYFYVGGRPVGAMPSSLRICPLRVQVHEDVPV, from the exons ATGCTGCAGATGTCCGCGTCGAGCTCTCGCCGCCTGTCGCGGTGCAGGGGCCGCTGCAGGCGTTGCCATTCGCCCTTGGCAAG CGCCATGGAGAAAGGAGCCAGCGACGGCGCCAGCAGCTCAGAGGTGTTGCCTTCGTCTTCCACGGCTACCTTcaaggaggagctgctgtgccCCATCTGCTACGACCCTTTCCGGGAAGCCGTGACTCTTTGCTGCGGCCACAACTTCTGCAAGGGCTGCGTGAGCCGTTCCTGGGAGCACCAGCGCCACGTCTGCCCCGTCTGCAAGGAGCCCTCCTCCTTCGATGACCTGCGCATCAACCACACGCTCAACAACCTGGTGGAGATGATCCTCAAGGATGAAGGGCAGCGGCAGGGCCGGGCTGCCACCCTCTGTCCCCTGCATCATGAGGAAGCCAAGCTCTTCTGCCTGGAGGATAAGGAGCTGGCGTGCTTTGTCTGCCAGAGCTCCAAGCAGCACGAAGGGCACAAGCTGCGGCCAGTGCAGGAGGTGGCGACTGATTTCAGG GCCAAGCTGAAGAACATGGAGACTTCCCTGCGGGATAAGGCAAAGGATTTCGGGGCTGTACATCGTTCCTATGAGTCCATCTCCAAACACAACCAG GTGGAAGTGGTGCGGCTGGAGGAGCAGATCAGGAAGGAGTTTGAGAAGCTGCATGAGTTCCTGCGGAGGGAGGAGCAGGCGCTGCTGgcccagctgcaggaggaggcgCAGCGCAAGCGCAGCACCCTCGAGGGCAAGATGAAGCAGTTGTGGGACGAGAGCCGGGCCCTGCTCAACGAAGCCCGTCAGCTCCAGGTGGACCTCAAGAAGGATGACTACACCTTCCTCATG acCCACAAGAACCGCAAGCGCAG GATTGCCTGCACAGCTGAGGAGCCAGAGCCTGTGCAGACAGGGATGCTTCTCGATGTCCCCAAGTACCTGGGCTCTCTGCAGTACAATGTGTGGAAGAAGATGCTGGACATCATCACCGTAG TCCCCTTTAGCTTCAACCCCAACTCTGCTGCGGGCTGGCTCTCGGTGTCTGAGGACCTCACCAGCGTCACCAATGGGGGCTACAAGCTGCTGGTGGAGAACCCCGAGCGCTTCACCTCAGCTCCCTGCATCCTGGGCTCCTGTGGCTTCTCCACCGGCTTCCACACGTGGGAGGTGGACCTGGGCACCACCAAGAACTGGAGGGTGGGGGTGGCCCGGCTGCGCAGTAACAGCCTCTGGACCTTCCACCATGATGCTCGCTCTGGCTTCTGGTACATCTACCGCCTGTCCGGGAAGGACAGCGAGCTGTGCCGAGCATCCAACATGGCACGGTCGGAGACGGCGATGGGCAATGTGGGACGGATCCGCGTGGAGCTGGACTGCGACGAAGGGGAGCTGTCCTTCTATGACGCTGACCACAAGACCCACATCTACACCTTCCATGAGAAGTTTGGTGGCACTGTCTTCCCCTACTTCTACGTTGGGGGTAGACCCGTGGGTGCAATGCCCAGTTCACTCCGTATCTGTCCCCTCCGGGTCCAAGTCCATGAGGATGTGCCTGTCTAG
- the TRIM35 gene encoding E3 ubiquitin-protein ligase TRIM35 isoform X2 codes for MEKGASDGASSSEVLPSSSTATFKEELLCPICYDPFREAVTLCCGHNFCKGCVSRSWEHQRHVCPVCKEPSSFDDLRINHTLNNLVEMILKDEGQRQGRAATLCPLHHEEAKLFCLEDKELACFVCQSSKQHEGHKLRPVQEVATDFRAKLKNMETSLRDKAKDFGAVHRSYESISKHNQVEVVRLEEQIRKEFEKLHEFLRREEQALLAQLQEEAQRKRSTLEGKMKQLWDESRALLNEARQLQVDLKKDDYTFLMTHKNRKRRIACTAEEPEPVQTGMLLDVPKYLGSLQYNVWKKMLDIITVVPFSFNPNSAAGWLSVSEDLTSVTNGGYKLLVENPERFTSAPCILGSCGFSTGFHTWEVDLGTTKNWRVGVARLRSNSLWTFHHDARSGFWYIYRLSGKDSELCRASNMARSETAMGNVGRIRVELDCDEGELSFYDADHKTHIYTFHEKFGGTVFPYFYVGGRPVGAMPSSLRICPLRVQVHEDVPV; via the exons ATGGAGAAAGGAGCCAGCGACGGCGCCAGCAGCTCAGAGGTGTTGCCTTCGTCTTCCACGGCTACCTTcaaggaggagctgctgtgccCCATCTGCTACGACCCTTTCCGGGAAGCCGTGACTCTTTGCTGCGGCCACAACTTCTGCAAGGGCTGCGTGAGCCGTTCCTGGGAGCACCAGCGCCACGTCTGCCCCGTCTGCAAGGAGCCCTCCTCCTTCGATGACCTGCGCATCAACCACACGCTCAACAACCTGGTGGAGATGATCCTCAAGGATGAAGGGCAGCGGCAGGGCCGGGCTGCCACCCTCTGTCCCCTGCATCATGAGGAAGCCAAGCTCTTCTGCCTGGAGGATAAGGAGCTGGCGTGCTTTGTCTGCCAGAGCTCCAAGCAGCACGAAGGGCACAAGCTGCGGCCAGTGCAGGAGGTGGCGACTGATTTCAGG GCCAAGCTGAAGAACATGGAGACTTCCCTGCGGGATAAGGCAAAGGATTTCGGGGCTGTACATCGTTCCTATGAGTCCATCTCCAAACACAACCAG GTGGAAGTGGTGCGGCTGGAGGAGCAGATCAGGAAGGAGTTTGAGAAGCTGCATGAGTTCCTGCGGAGGGAGGAGCAGGCGCTGCTGgcccagctgcaggaggaggcgCAGCGCAAGCGCAGCACCCTCGAGGGCAAGATGAAGCAGTTGTGGGACGAGAGCCGGGCCCTGCTCAACGAAGCCCGTCAGCTCCAGGTGGACCTCAAGAAGGATGACTACACCTTCCTCATG acCCACAAGAACCGCAAGCGCAG GATTGCCTGCACAGCTGAGGAGCCAGAGCCTGTGCAGACAGGGATGCTTCTCGATGTCCCCAAGTACCTGGGCTCTCTGCAGTACAATGTGTGGAAGAAGATGCTGGACATCATCACCGTAG TCCCCTTTAGCTTCAACCCCAACTCTGCTGCGGGCTGGCTCTCGGTGTCTGAGGACCTCACCAGCGTCACCAATGGGGGCTACAAGCTGCTGGTGGAGAACCCCGAGCGCTTCACCTCAGCTCCCTGCATCCTGGGCTCCTGTGGCTTCTCCACCGGCTTCCACACGTGGGAGGTGGACCTGGGCACCACCAAGAACTGGAGGGTGGGGGTGGCCCGGCTGCGCAGTAACAGCCTCTGGACCTTCCACCATGATGCTCGCTCTGGCTTCTGGTACATCTACCGCCTGTCCGGGAAGGACAGCGAGCTGTGCCGAGCATCCAACATGGCACGGTCGGAGACGGCGATGGGCAATGTGGGACGGATCCGCGTGGAGCTGGACTGCGACGAAGGGGAGCTGTCCTTCTATGACGCTGACCACAAGACCCACATCTACACCTTCCATGAGAAGTTTGGTGGCACTGTCTTCCCCTACTTCTACGTTGGGGGTAGACCCGTGGGTGCAATGCCCAGTTCACTCCGTATCTGTCCCCTCCGGGTCCAAGTCCATGAGGATGTGCCTGTCTAG
- the DRC1 gene encoding dynein regulatory complex protein 1 yields MRGAGVAWRRRDAGERCRCSGCPCGMRRGAGAEAAAPGWRGPGQGPGGTDPGPGPEERIAARRRRIAARLDAKRREALGEEAEPKVVEEKKEEQRKSHQQIEESRQRLAKLQFEGTQMVTNIQVAADLRETQRRAENAELKLQRMQKLENEAKSSTQKFAEITSKWALAKDMTIPQDLWQLLNQQQQLCVLLLEQKNKLISELQQELKNKDEQYVQAIKKQSEDIHLLLERMEEQIRTMLKTYRHNFLQIEKAFEEERRELLDSHRKKWEEAIQAHNAQEMEYLSARMRKVEEFEKQLTQLRLQDEEEYNNMKMQLENDVENLERQLQQMKAVYLLNQEKLDFNLQVLKKRDEENIIIRAKQKRKLNRLHSLLNNLKIKLANREKQFREEKQSMAADCERIRVRCKDLHRRMRQFAVADAEKFMEVWLMNEAEAKGLMRKVLNADRIIHIQQLGLPWEEPHYWFLNNVGPLGHYKMKRRATKLAAEVLTEGSSGEGQEEEGREEKEEVGSSEGGQEDAVKVEGRVTALRNISKKTAKRILELVSQESDFLIENKLLKPLKVLERHNRILIKLDYIFAAIGINSEDDLYQLLDFFLKYKSQEVAASQVGSPGTASQSSPGESREDTGSSTQSDKSPQSSLPSVHIHTDDVLKILKAFVRDFDKLREGEEKEKDKDKEVLQVRDSSKDGEYWEAVAHVIPETTLKLWDALAAALEDYYEVLKRRAILLTEAAILQQQNSELHRLLEEYINSGLNSKLICPPTQWMDLNLS; encoded by the exons ATGCGCGGTGCGGGTGTTGCCTGGCGACGGCGGGACGCGGGTGAGCGGTGCCGCTGTTCGGGCTGCCCGTGCGGGATGAGGCGCGGAGCGGGCGCGGAGGCCGCGGCTCCGGGATGGCGGGGCCCGGGACAGGGCCCTGGCGGCACCGACCCCGGCCCCGGTCCCGAGGAGCGCATCGCCGCTCGCCGCCGCCGCATCGCTGCGCGCCTCGATGCCAAGCGCCG AGAGGCCCTTGGAGAAGAGGCAGAGCCGAAGGTAGtagaggagaagaaggaagaacagagaaagagCCACCAGCAGATTGAGGAGAGCCGGCAG AGGCTGGCCAAGCTGCAATTTGAGGGCACGCAGATGGTGACAAATATCCAGGTGGCTGCTGACTTGAGGGAGACGCAGAGGAGGGCAGAGAATGCAGAGCTGAAGCTGCAGAG AATGCAGAAGCTGGAGAATGAAGCCAAGTCTAGCACACAGAAGTTTGCAGAGATCACCTCCAAATGGGCCTTGGCCAAGGACATGACAATCCCACAGGATCTGTGGCAGCTGCTGaaccaacagcagcagctgtgtgtgctgcttcTGGAGCAGAAGAACAAGCTCATCAGTGAACTGCAGCAG gagctgaaaaacaaagatgaaCAATACGTGCAGGCCATTAAGAAGCAGTCAGAGGATATCCACTTGCTTTTGGAGCGAATGGAGGAACAGATCAGGACCATGCTGAAAACTTACCGTCATAACTTCCTACAGATTGAG AAAGCTTTTGAGGAGGAACGGAGAGAGCTGCTGGACAGCCACAGGAAGAAGTGGGAGGAAGCCATCCAGGCCCACAATGCACAGGAG ATGGAATACCTCAGTGCCCGCATGAGGAAGGTGGAAGAGTTTGAGAAACAGCTGACTCAGCTGCGGCTGCAGGATGAGGAGGAGTATAACAACATGAAGATGCAGCTGGAGAATGATGTAGAG AACCTGGAGAGGCAGCTCCAGCAGATGAAAGCTGTCTATCTCCTGAACCAGGAGAAGCTGGATTTCAACCTTCAAGTACTTAAGAAGCGGGATGAGGAGAACATCATCATCAGAGCCAAACAGAAGAGGAAGCTCAACCG GCTCCACAGCTTGCTCAAtaacctgaaaataaaactggCCAATCGAGAGAAGCAGttcagagaggagaaacagaGCATGGCAGCCGACTGCGAGCGCATCAGAGTGCGGTGCAAGGACCTGCACAGGAGGATGAG GCAGTTTGCTGTTGCCGATGCCGAGAAGTTCATGGAGGTCTGGCTTATGAATGAGGCAGAAGCCAAAGGGCTGATGCGGAAAGTCCTCAATGCAGATCGCATCATACACATccagcagctggggctgccctgggAAGAACCTCATTACTGGTTCCTGAACAATGTCGGCCCCCTTGGGCATTATAAGATGAAGAGGAGGGCAACCAAACTGGCTGCAGAGGTCTTGACAG agggcagctctggggaaggacaagaagaggaagggagagaggagaaagaagaagtGGGCAGCAGTGAAGGGGGACAAGAAGATGCAGTGAAGGTTGAGGGCAGAGTCACAGCCCTGCGAAATATCTCCAAGAAGACTGCAAAGAGGATCCTGGAGCTCGTGAGCCAAGAGTCG GATTTCCTCATTGAGAACAAGCTGCTGAAGCCCCTGAAAGTGCTGGAGAGGCACAACCGCATTCTCATAAAGCTTGACTACATCTTTGCG GCCATCGGAATCAACAGTGAGGATGACCTGTACCAGCTGCTGGACTTTTTCCTGAAGTACAAATCCCAGGAGGTGGCTGCCAGCCAGGTGGGATCACCAGGGACAGCA AGCCAGAGCAGCCCAGGTGAGAGCAGAGAGGATACTGGATCCAGCACCCAGAGCGACAAATCCCCTCAGAGCTCGCTCCCATCTGTGCACATCCACACTGATGATGTCCTAAAGATCCTGAAAGCATTTGTGCGGGACTTTGACAAGTTGAG ggagggagaggagaaggaaaaagacaaggATAAGGAGGTGCTACAGGTACGGGATAGCTCTAAGGATGGGGAATACTGGGAAGCTGTGGCACATGTGATCCCCGAGACGACGCTGAAGCTGTGGGAtgcactggcagcagcactggaggacTATTA TGAGGTCCTCAAGCGGAGGGCCATCCTGCTCACCGAAGCAGCCatccttcagcagcagaactCAGAGCTGCACCGGTTGCTGGAGGAGTACATCAACTCCGGG TTGAACAGCAAACTGATCTGCCCTCCCACCCAGTGGATGGACCTGAACCTGTCCTGA